One genomic region from Pseudoduganella lutea encodes:
- a CDS encoding multidrug effflux MFS transporter: MNILLTVLLAGLTMVGPLAIDTYLPSFPAIAAEFGATPIAIQQTLSLFLFCFAFMMLFYGTLSDTLGRRPIILWSLVAYVIASVGGALAGSLGFLLVCRVLQGLSSGAGSVVGRAIVQDRFEGAEAQKILGHIMMVFGLAPALAPILGGWLQVSTGWRSIFWFLALFGVVMFVAVWRWLPESLPQEKRHPFELKLIAANYLKVLRHRRFLLLSAALGVAFGGFALYIGSAAYFIMHILHLPETAFGWLFIPLVAGMVVGSGLSGKLARSRTQAQLIWISYAGMAAAALANVAYTWLFPAEVPWAVLPLFFYSLALALAMPPLSLLAMNLFPDNSGLAASMQSFIQMTLFALVSGLIAPLLFDSAFKLACGVLGCLVVSLLCWIPARRG, from the coding sequence ATGAATATCCTGCTGACGGTGCTGCTGGCCGGCCTGACCATGGTGGGGCCGCTGGCCATCGACACCTACCTGCCCTCGTTCCCGGCGATCGCCGCCGAGTTCGGCGCCACGCCGATCGCGATCCAGCAGACGCTGTCGCTGTTCCTGTTCTGCTTTGCGTTCATGATGCTGTTCTACGGCACCTTGTCGGACACGCTCGGCCGCCGCCCCATCATCCTGTGGTCGCTCGTCGCCTACGTCATCGCATCGGTGGGCGGCGCGCTGGCCGGTTCGCTGGGTTTCCTGCTTGTCTGCCGGGTCCTGCAGGGCCTGTCGTCCGGCGCCGGCTCGGTCGTCGGCCGGGCCATCGTGCAAGACCGGTTCGAGGGCGCGGAGGCGCAAAAGATCCTCGGCCACATCATGATGGTGTTCGGCCTGGCGCCGGCACTGGCCCCGATCCTCGGCGGCTGGCTGCAGGTATCGACGGGCTGGCGTTCGATCTTCTGGTTCCTGGCGTTGTTCGGCGTGGTGATGTTCGTGGCCGTGTGGCGCTGGCTGCCGGAAAGCCTGCCGCAGGAAAAGCGTCATCCGTTCGAGCTCAAGCTCATCGCGGCGAACTACCTGAAGGTCCTGCGCCACCGCCGCTTCCTGCTGCTGTCGGCTGCGCTGGGCGTGGCGTTCGGCGGCTTTGCGCTGTATATCGGCTCGGCCGCCTACTTCATCATGCACATCCTGCACCTGCCCGAAACGGCGTTCGGCTGGCTGTTCATTCCGCTCGTCGCGGGCATGGTGGTGGGATCGGGATTGTCGGGCAAACTGGCGCGCTCGCGCACACAGGCGCAGCTGATCTGGATCAGCTACGCGGGCATGGCGGCCGCCGCGCTGGCCAACGTGGCCTACACCTGGCTGTTCCCGGCCGAGGTGCCATGGGCCGTGCTGCCGCTGTTCTTCTACTCGCTGGCGCTGGCGCTGGCGATGCCGCCGCTGTCGCTGCTGGCAATGAACCTGTTCCCCGACAACAGCGGGCTGGCCGCCTCGATGCAATCGTTCATCCAGATGACGCTGTTCGCGCTGGTGTCGGGGCTGATCGCACCGCTGCTGTTCGACAGTGCGTTCAAGCTCGCCTGCGGTGTGCTGGGCTGCTTAGTAGTCAGCCTGCTGTGCTGGATTCCCGCACGGCGTGGGTGA
- the trxC gene encoding thioredoxin TrxC, which yields MTTPLHTVCPHCDAVNRMPPERLGEAPTCGKCQASLFTGQPVDLSGARFLKHIERSDLPVLVDFWAPWCGPCRSMAPFYAQAARQLEPRVRVAKVDTEANQDIGARFGIRSIPTLALFHGGREVARQPGAMDTNGILAWVQQHLR from the coding sequence ATGACCACGCCCTTGCACACCGTTTGTCCCCACTGCGATGCCGTCAACCGCATGCCGCCGGAGCGGCTCGGCGAGGCGCCCACGTGCGGCAAGTGCCAGGCTTCGCTGTTTACGGGGCAGCCGGTCGACCTGTCCGGCGCAAGGTTCCTGAAACACATCGAGCGCAGCGACCTTCCCGTGCTGGTGGACTTCTGGGCGCCGTGGTGCGGCCCGTGCCGCAGCATGGCGCCGTTCTATGCGCAGGCCGCCCGGCAGCTGGAGCCCCGGGTGCGGGTGGCGAAGGTGGACACGGAAGCAAACCAGGACATCGGCGCGCGCTTCGGCATCCGCAGCATCCCCACGCTCGCGTTGTTCCACGGCGGGCGCGAAGTGGCGCGCCAGCCGGGCGCGATGGACACGAACGGTATCCTGGCCTGGGTGCAGCAGCATCTGCGCTGA
- a CDS encoding MFS transporter, producing the protein MNHLLLLTAACLLALLSTVGASLPYPILPPLFASGAANGLNAFMDLPPKLLFGIALAINPVGLLIGATLLGPLSDRYGRRPLLLGTAFGAAAGHALTAFALVQESYPLFIVARFATGLLEGNGSICRALIAEKFTGAERTRGLSLVNGAFHLGWLVGPMLAGLTLGFGIVVPFAAAIVALVLAGVLAALALPREPASLETSSLWQVARHRHALNLLRHGEPRTLFFIQLAGFCGVAAFYEFYPLWLVEEGQYDAARIALINMAMCGIMTAASVVAGRMMGQCTGGESLRMAGWFAWGIALAVACVAVGNLWLGLAAITLFGIPNAFFNATVQPWAAERFAEHGQGAVMGLMSTTFCLATILMALVGAVLVLIDTRLVLAVGAAASLWAGWRLHGWRRELAPALGTIR; encoded by the coding sequence ATGAACCATCTCCTCCTGCTCACGGCGGCTTGCCTGCTGGCGCTGCTGTCCACCGTTGGCGCTTCGCTGCCGTACCCGATCCTGCCGCCGCTGTTCGCCTCGGGTGCCGCGAATGGCCTGAACGCGTTCATGGACCTGCCGCCGAAACTGCTGTTTGGCATCGCGCTGGCCATCAATCCCGTCGGACTGCTGATCGGCGCCACCTTGCTGGGGCCACTGTCGGACCGCTATGGCCGCCGGCCCCTGTTGCTCGGTACCGCATTCGGCGCCGCCGCCGGCCACGCGCTGACGGCATTTGCGCTGGTGCAGGAATCCTACCCGCTGTTCATCGTGGCGCGCTTCGCCACCGGCCTGCTGGAAGGCAACGGCTCGATCTGCCGCGCGCTGATCGCGGAGAAATTCACCGGCGCGGAGCGTACCCGCGGCCTGTCGCTGGTGAACGGCGCCTTCCACCTGGGCTGGCTCGTCGGCCCCATGCTGGCCGGGCTCACGCTCGGCTTCGGCATCGTGGTGCCGTTCGCGGCCGCCATCGTCGCGCTGGTGCTGGCCGGCGTGCTGGCGGCGCTGGCATTGCCGCGCGAGCCGGCGTCCCTGGAAACCTCGTCACTGTGGCAGGTGGCGCGGCACCGCCATGCACTGAACCTGCTGCGCCATGGCGAGCCGCGCACGCTGTTCTTCATCCAGCTGGCCGGGTTTTGCGGCGTGGCCGCGTTCTATGAGTTCTATCCGCTCTGGCTGGTCGAGGAGGGCCAGTACGATGCGGCCCGCATCGCGCTGATCAACATGGCGATGTGCGGCATCATGACCGCCGCATCCGTGGTGGCCGGGCGCATGATGGGCCAGTGCACGGGTGGGGAGTCGCTGCGCATGGCCGGATGGTTCGCCTGGGGCATTGCGCTGGCGGTCGCTTGCGTGGCGGTCGGCAATCTGTGGCTGGGGCTGGCGGCGATCACGCTGTTCGGCATCCCGAACGCGTTTTTCAACGCGACCGTGCAGCCGTGGGCCGCGGAGCGTTTCGCCGAACACGGGCAGGGCGCGGTGATGGGCCTGATGTCGACGACGTTCTGCCTGGCCACGATCCTGATGGCGCTGGTCGGCGCCGTGCTGGTCCTCATCGATACCCGCCTGGTGCTGGCGGTAGGCGCCGCAGCGAGCCTGTGGGCCGGCTGGCGCCTGCACGGCTGGCGCCGCGAGCTGGCACCGGCCCTGGGCACCATTCGTTGA
- a CDS encoding YgjV family protein: MGDWIDLLQWPAMAASLLAAWLVASQRPGRRLAGFIVFLVSNAMWIAWGVHDDAWALIALNCCLAVTNIRGIVKNRNAQESS; this comes from the coding sequence ATGGGGGACTGGATTGATCTGTTGCAGTGGCCGGCCATGGCCGCATCGCTGCTGGCGGCGTGGCTGGTCGCGTCGCAGCGGCCGGGCCGGCGCCTTGCCGGCTTCATTGTTTTCCTGGTCAGTAACGCCATGTGGATCGCCTGGGGCGTGCATGACGATGCCTGGGCATTGATCGCGTTAAACTGCTGCCTTGCCGTCACGAATATCCGTGGCATCGTCAAGAACCGCAACGCACAGGAATCGTCATGA
- the epsC gene encoding serine O-acetyltransferase EpsC, whose amino-acid sequence MTIDTFDGTGVKPAHWDLDAVVAALRVSREATHNIRHQRRVRELPSREALTTIVNGLSAVLFPTHYGRPNLTDESIDYFVGDTLNTTLNRLTEQVRRGLQFADDADLTEETLTQKAHDITRAFAASLPEIRGLLVSDVQAAYAGDPAATSIAEIMLCYPGTIAILYYRLAHRLHRLGSPFLARMICDISHSLTGVDIHPGAQIGASFFIDHGTGVVIGETAILGERVRLYQHVTLGAKRFPTDASGMLIKGTPRHPIVEDDVVIYAGATVLGRITIGAGSTIGGNVWLTQSVPPNSNVSQAQTRSD is encoded by the coding sequence ATGACTATCGATACCTTCGACGGCACCGGCGTGAAGCCTGCCCATTGGGACCTGGATGCCGTGGTTGCGGCACTGCGCGTTTCGCGCGAGGCCACGCACAACATCCGCCACCAGCGCCGCGTGCGCGAGCTGCCTTCGCGCGAGGCATTGACCACCATCGTCAACGGCCTGTCGGCCGTGCTGTTCCCCACCCATTACGGGCGGCCCAACCTGACGGACGAGAGCATCGATTATTTCGTTGGCGATACGCTCAATACCACGCTGAACCGGCTGACCGAACAGGTGCGGCGCGGCCTGCAGTTTGCCGACGATGCCGACCTCACCGAGGAAACGCTCACGCAGAAAGCGCACGACATCACCCGCGCCTTTGCCGCCAGCCTGCCGGAGATCCGCGGCCTGCTGGTGTCGGACGTGCAGGCCGCGTATGCGGGCGACCCGGCAGCCACGTCCATCGCCGAGATCATGCTGTGCTATCCGGGCACAATCGCGATCCTGTATTACCGGCTGGCGCACCGGCTGCACCGGCTCGGCTCGCCGTTCCTGGCCCGCATGATCTGCGACATCAGCCATTCGCTGACCGGGGTCGACATCCACCCGGGCGCGCAGATCGGCGCGAGCTTCTTCATTGACCACGGTACCGGCGTCGTCATCGGCGAAACGGCGATCCTGGGCGAACGCGTGCGGCTCTACCAGCATGTCACGCTGGGCGCGAAACGCTTCCCGACCGATGCTTCGGGCATGCTGATCAAGGGCACGCCGCGCCATCCGATCGTCGAGGACGACGTGGTGATCTATGCCGGCGCCACCGTGCTGGGCCGCATCACGATCGGTGCCGGTTCCACCATCGGCGGCAACGTGTGGCTGACGCAGAGCGTGCCGCCGAACAGCAACGTGTCGCAGGCGCAGACGCGCAGCGACTGA
- a CDS encoding HAD-IA family hydrolase codes for MTLIEPRSDALTDTLGGRYTHLISDCDGVLIDSEAVALQALVDFLAPLHADRAALAALIRPRLGLKLEALVLGVCAELGLPEPTVPDLAVMRSVVEGECDRKAQPIPGVRDAYAAIALVKAVASNSRHVRVQGLLGRTGLAPLFEGGIYTADIAGRPKPDPAVYLAAAAGMGTAPARCIVIEDSVTGVHAAVAAGATVLGFGGGEHSPPGQAQLLRDAGAAHVFGAMAELPALVGRLLAG; via the coding sequence ATGACGCTTATCGAACCACGCAGCGACGCACTCACCGACACCCTCGGCGGACGATACACCCACCTGATTTCCGATTGCGACGGCGTGCTGATCGACAGCGAAGCCGTGGCCCTGCAGGCGCTCGTCGATTTCCTGGCGCCGCTGCATGCCGACCGCGCGGCGCTTGCCGCCTTGATCCGGCCCCGCCTCGGCCTGAAGCTGGAAGCGCTCGTGCTCGGCGTGTGCGCCGAACTTGGCCTGCCCGAACCCACCGTGCCGGACCTGGCCGTGATGCGCTCCGTGGTGGAAGGCGAATGCGACCGCAAGGCACAGCCGATACCGGGCGTACGCGATGCCTATGCGGCGATTGCGCTGGTGAAGGCCGTGGCCAGCAACAGCCGCCACGTGCGCGTGCAGGGATTACTGGGGCGCACCGGCCTGGCGCCGCTGTTCGAAGGCGGCATCTACACGGCCGACATCGCCGGCCGCCCGAAGCCCGATCCCGCCGTTTACCTGGCCGCCGCGGCCGGCATGGGCACCGCCCCGGCACGCTGCATCGTCATCGAGGACAGCGTGACCGGCGTGCATGCCGCCGTGGCCGCGGGCGCCACCGTGCTGGGCTTCGGTGGCGGCGAGCACAGCCCGCCGGGCCAGGCGCAGCTGCTGCGCGACGCGGGCGCCGCTCACGTGTTCGGCGCGATGGCGGAATTGCCGGCGCTGGTCGGCCGACTGCTGGCCGGGTAA
- a CDS encoding helix-turn-helix transcriptional regulator: MNTSERILFLLKTRGPKTAQQLADLLELTSMGARRQLEAAEEKGLVAFEDVAEKVGRPSRRWLLTDAGHARFPDRHADLTVALIDQVRTLFGDEAMDKLIVSREAASEAFYRDTIGTATAMAERVAALAHARDVEGYMAEVETQPDGSLLLVENHCPICAAARSCQQFCRSELDVFQRVLGPRCTVERTEHQLAGARRCAYRIVPA; the protein is encoded by the coding sequence ATGAACACGTCCGAGCGCATCCTGTTCCTGCTGAAGACGCGCGGGCCGAAAACAGCGCAGCAGCTGGCCGACCTGCTCGAGCTCACGTCGATGGGCGCGCGGCGCCAGCTCGAGGCGGCCGAGGAAAAAGGGCTCGTGGCCTTCGAGGACGTGGCCGAGAAAGTCGGGCGCCCGTCGCGGCGCTGGCTGCTGACCGACGCCGGCCACGCGCGCTTCCCGGACCGCCATGCCGACCTCACGGTGGCGCTGATCGACCAGGTGCGCACGCTGTTCGGCGACGAGGCGATGGACAAGCTGATCGTTTCCCGCGAAGCCGCCAGCGAAGCGTTCTACCGCGATACGATCGGCACCGCCACCGCGATGGCCGAGCGGGTGGCGGCGCTGGCCCACGCGCGCGACGTGGAAGGCTACATGGCCGAGGTGGAAACGCAGCCGGACGGCAGCCTGCTGCTGGTGGAAAACCACTGTCCGATCTGCGCCGCCGCCCGCAGCTGCCAGCAATTCTGCCGCTCCGAGCTCGACGTCTTCCAGCGCGTGCTGGGCCCCCGCTGCACCGTCGAGCGCACCGAACACCAGCTCGCCGGCGCGCGGCGCTGCGCGTACCGCATCGTTCCTGCCTGA
- a CDS encoding putative signal transducing protein codes for MDYTSNAIKEDIKDDYTIAARCLDPTEAHVLRGCLHAAGIAATVADDHHSQVDQLISPAMGGARVLVHERDLAAAKEILAAYERGDLALKEGDVPE; via the coding sequence ATGGACTACACGAGCAACGCCATCAAGGAAGACATCAAGGATGACTACACGATCGCGGCACGCTGCCTCGATCCCACCGAGGCCCACGTGCTGCGTGGCTGCCTGCACGCGGCGGGCATCGCCGCCACCGTGGCCGACGACCACCATTCCCAGGTCGACCAGCTGATCTCGCCCGCGATGGGCGGCGCACGCGTGCTGGTGCACGAGCGCGACCTGGCCGCCGCGAAGGAAATACTGGCCGCCTACGAGCGTGGCGACCTGGCGCTGAAGGAGGGCGACGTGCCCGAGTAA
- a CDS encoding SOS response-associated peptidase — MCGRFDQNDIARRYVAAFGWADAVYDSEARPTFNAAPGTYRPVLHLVDGKLHVDDLHWGYRASWAAEKLPISVNARLEKLTSSYWSRLMKGGRAVVPASGWYEWTGAKGKRQPWHIHRKDREPLFMLALADFRPLRDGNPENKAESGFVLVTADAEGGMVDVHDRRPVVLNAADAATWLDPDLPREQAEMLARQMALGPGAFEWYRVSTEVNYAGRDGEHLAEPLPESLDGEGDA, encoded by the coding sequence ATGTGTGGACGCTTCGATCAAAACGACATCGCGCGGCGCTATGTTGCCGCCTTCGGCTGGGCAGACGCCGTCTATGACAGCGAAGCCCGCCCGACCTTCAACGCGGCACCCGGCACGTACCGGCCGGTCCTGCATCTCGTCGACGGCAAGCTGCATGTGGACGACCTTCACTGGGGCTACCGCGCCTCGTGGGCGGCGGAGAAGCTGCCCATCAGCGTGAACGCGCGCCTCGAGAAACTGACCAGCAGCTACTGGAGCCGTCTGATGAAAGGCGGCCGCGCCGTCGTGCCCGCGAGCGGCTGGTATGAATGGACGGGCGCGAAGGGCAAGCGCCAGCCGTGGCACATCCACCGCAAGGACCGCGAGCCGCTGTTCATGCTGGCGCTGGCCGACTTCCGCCCGCTGCGCGACGGCAACCCGGAGAACAAGGCCGAATCCGGCTTCGTGCTGGTGACGGCCGATGCCGAGGGCGGCATGGTCGACGTGCATGACCGGCGCCCCGTCGTGCTGAACGCGGCCGATGCGGCCACGTGGCTGGATCCGGACCTGCCGCGCGAACAGGCCGAGATGCTGGCGCGGCAGATGGCGCTCGGGCCCGGGGCGTTCGAGTGGTACCGGGTCAGCACCGAGGTCAATTACGCCGGACGCGATGGCGAGCACCTGGCCGAGCCGCTGCCGGAATCCCTGGACGGCGAGGGCGACGCATGA
- a CDS encoding excinuclease ABC subunit UvrA produces the protein MSGKAKAGYVTVRGAREHNLKNVDLEVPRDALVVFTGVSGSGKSSLAFGTLYAEAQRRYLESVSPYARRLFHQMPVPQVDEIEGLPPAVALQQQRGTPTTRSSVGSVTTLSNSLRMLYSRAGDYPPGQELLYAESFSPNTPEGACPQCHGLGRVYEATEASMVPDDTLTIRERAVAAWPTAWHGQNLRDILVTMGYDVDTPWRDLPKKTRDWILFTDEQPTVPVYAGLTPEETKRALKRKETPSYQGTFTGARKYVLQTFANTESASMKKHVARYMVSTECPACRGRRLRPEALSITFAGHDITELARLPLQRLASTMASYADGTAKVGAKQRAEHPEKLIVTQRIAQDVMARLEVLLDLGLGYLALDRGTPTLSPGELQRLRLATQVRSNLFGVVYVLDEPSAGLHPADTVALLRAMDRLKAGGNSLFVVEHSLDVIRHADWLVDVGPAAGEGGGHVLYSGDPAGLQAIDASQTRRYLFPASAPPAREPRAPQGWLKLAGVTRNNLHRLSCDFPLGVFSTVTGISGSGKSSLVSQVLVDLVTRALGHEPEVEPEEGDELEQQAPAALEGRITAGLETIRRLVRVDQKPIGRTPRSNLATYTGLFDHVRKLFAETKTAKSRRYDAGRFSFNVAKGRCDNCEGEGFVMVELLFLPSVYAPCPVCGGARYNAKTLEVTYRDRNVAEVLAMTVDAAWEFFAEEPALRRALDVLRDVGLGYLRLGQPATELSGGEAQRIKLATELQRASRGSMLYILDEPTTGLHPADVERLVAQLQKLVDAGNTVIAVEHDMRVVAASDWVIDIGPGAGEEGGRIVAAGPPSKVAAAAESRTAPYLKRFLKGRHNQP, from the coding sequence ATGAGCGGCAAGGCAAAGGCGGGATACGTCACGGTGCGCGGCGCGCGCGAACACAATCTCAAGAACGTCGACCTGGAGGTCCCGCGCGACGCGCTCGTCGTGTTCACGGGCGTGTCCGGGTCGGGCAAGTCGTCGCTGGCGTTCGGCACCCTGTATGCGGAGGCGCAGCGGCGTTACCTCGAATCCGTGTCGCCGTATGCAAGGCGGCTGTTCCACCAGATGCCGGTGCCCCAGGTCGACGAGATCGAAGGGTTGCCGCCCGCCGTGGCCCTGCAGCAGCAGCGCGGCACGCCCACCACGCGCTCCTCGGTCGGCAGCGTGACCACGCTTTCGAACTCCCTGCGCATGCTGTATTCGCGCGCCGGCGACTACCCGCCCGGCCAGGAACTGCTGTACGCCGAATCGTTCTCTCCTAATACGCCGGAAGGCGCCTGCCCGCAATGCCATGGCCTGGGCCGGGTGTACGAAGCCACCGAAGCTTCCATGGTGCCCGACGATACGCTGACGATCCGCGAGCGCGCCGTCGCCGCGTGGCCCACGGCGTGGCATGGCCAGAACCTGCGCGACATCCTCGTCACGATGGGCTACGACGTCGACACGCCGTGGCGCGACTTGCCGAAGAAAACGCGCGACTGGATCCTGTTCACCGACGAGCAGCCCACCGTGCCGGTCTACGCCGGCCTGACGCCGGAAGAAACGAAGCGCGCGCTGAAGCGCAAGGAAACGCCGAGCTACCAGGGAACGTTTACGGGCGCGCGCAAGTACGTGTTGCAGACCTTCGCCAACACGGAAAGCGCGTCGATGAAAAAACACGTGGCGCGCTACATGGTCAGCACCGAATGCCCGGCGTGCCGGGGCCGGCGGCTGCGCCCCGAAGCGCTGTCCATCACGTTCGCCGGGCACGACATCACGGAGCTGGCCCGACTGCCGCTGCAAAGGCTGGCGAGCACCATGGCGTCGTATGCCGACGGCACCGCGAAGGTGGGCGCGAAGCAGCGGGCGGAACATCCCGAAAAGCTGATCGTCACGCAGCGCATCGCGCAGGACGTGATGGCCCGGCTGGAGGTGCTGCTGGACCTGGGCCTGGGCTATCTGGCGCTGGACCGCGGCACGCCCACGCTGTCGCCCGGCGAGCTGCAGCGCCTGCGGCTGGCCACGCAGGTGCGCTCGAACCTGTTCGGCGTGGTCTACGTGCTCGACGAGCCATCGGCCGGCCTGCATCCGGCCGACACGGTGGCGCTGCTGCGCGCGATGGACCGGCTAAAGGCGGGCGGCAATTCGCTGTTCGTCGTCGAGCACTCGCTGGACGTGATCCGCCATGCCGACTGGCTCGTGGACGTGGGCCCGGCGGCCGGCGAGGGCGGCGGCCACGTGCTCTACAGCGGCGACCCCGCCGGCCTGCAAGCCATCGACGCATCGCAGACGAGGCGCTACCTGTTCCCCGCATCCGCGCCGCCGGCGCGTGAACCGCGCGCGCCGCAGGGCTGGCTGAAGCTGGCCGGTGTCACGCGCAACAACCTGCACCGGCTGTCGTGCGATTTCCCGCTGGGCGTGTTCAGCACCGTGACGGGCATTTCCGGTTCGGGCAAGTCGAGCCTCGTCAGCCAGGTGCTGGTCGACCTGGTGACGCGCGCGCTGGGCCATGAACCGGAAGTGGAACCGGAAGAGGGCGACGAGCTGGAACAGCAGGCCCCGGCCGCCCTCGAAGGCAGGATCACGGCCGGCCTGGAAACGATCCGGCGCCTGGTGCGCGTCGACCAGAAGCCGATCGGCCGCACGCCGCGCTCCAACCTTGCCACCTACACGGGTCTGTTCGACCACGTGCGCAAGCTGTTCGCCGAAACAAAGACAGCGAAATCGCGCCGCTACGATGCCGGCCGCTTCTCCTTCAACGTGGCCAAGGGCCGCTGCGACAATTGCGAAGGCGAAGGCTTCGTGATGGTGGAGCTGCTGTTCCTGCCCAGCGTTTATGCGCCTTGCCCGGTGTGCGGCGGCGCGCGCTACAACGCGAAGACGCTCGAAGTGACGTACCGCGACCGCAATGTGGCCGAGGTGCTGGCCATGACGGTGGACGCGGCGTGGGAATTCTTTGCCGAGGAACCGGCGCTGCGCCGGGCGCTGGACGTCTTGCGCGACGTGGGCCTCGGCTACCTGCGGCTGGGCCAGCCCGCCACCGAACTGTCGGGCGGCGAGGCGCAGCGCATCAAGCTGGCCACCGAGTTGCAGCGCGCGAGCCGCGGCAGCATGCTGTACATCCTCGACGAGCCGACCACGGGGCTGCACCCGGCGGATGTGGAGCGGCTGGTGGCGCAACTGCAGAAGCTCGTCGATGCCGGCAACACGGTGATCGCCGTCGAGCACGACATGCGCGTGGTGGCGGCCAGCGACTGGGTCATCGACATCGGCCCGGGTGCCGGCGAGGAAGGCGGCCGCATCGTCGCCGCCGGCCCGCCATCGAAGGTGGCCGCGGCGGCGGAGAGCCGCACCGCGCCTTACCTAAAACGGTTCTTGAAGGGGCGTCACAACCAGCCGTGA
- a CDS encoding alpha/beta hydrolase family protein, which produces MSVSSRLRQFAAVLSSTVLSCAMLAPSAGAQQIPLDTRLNEQIVMVPAGPRMNVKLETTLYKPAGPGPFPLLVINHGKSPGDPRAQPRDRFVYMATQFVRRGYAVMVPMRTGFAHSGGTYSDFGCNMKANGYQQAGDIADVVAYAREQAYVDPNRIVIAGQSYGGLASVALSTQDLPGVRGIMNFAGGLKVHGGSCDWQQSLVGAFAEFGRKNRIETLWMYGANDSYFGPALVNRMYDAFSANGGKVQLVAYGPFKHDAHTMLGSRDGQQVWLPEVERFLRQLGMPTEQVYAVAEPAPRPRTNYALLDDVAAVPFLPEKGRLQYKAFLTKQTPRAFAVSSSGAWGWAEEGEMPNERALAACQAASREPCKLYSVDDYVVWGEVTEQPKDTMTGRTD; this is translated from the coding sequence GTGTCCGTATCGTCCCGCCTTCGCCAGTTTGCCGCCGTCCTGTCGAGCACCGTGCTGTCGTGCGCCATGCTGGCACCGTCCGCGGGTGCGCAGCAGATCCCCCTCGATACGCGCCTGAACGAGCAGATCGTGATGGTACCGGCCGGGCCGCGGATGAACGTGAAGCTCGAGACCACGCTGTACAAGCCCGCCGGCCCCGGCCCGTTCCCCCTGTTGGTCATCAATCACGGCAAATCGCCGGGCGATCCGCGCGCACAGCCGCGCGACCGCTTCGTCTACATGGCCACGCAGTTCGTACGCCGTGGCTATGCGGTGATGGTGCCGATGCGTACCGGCTTCGCGCATTCGGGCGGCACGTATTCGGACTTCGGCTGCAACATGAAGGCCAACGGCTACCAGCAGGCCGGCGATATCGCCGACGTGGTGGCCTATGCGCGCGAGCAGGCCTATGTCGATCCGAACCGCATCGTCATCGCCGGGCAGTCGTACGGCGGACTGGCCAGCGTTGCGCTGTCCACGCAGGACTTGCCGGGCGTGCGCGGCATCATGAATTTCGCCGGCGGCCTGAAGGTGCACGGCGGCAGCTGCGACTGGCAGCAGTCGCTGGTGGGCGCCTTCGCCGAGTTCGGCCGCAAGAACCGCATTGAAACATTGTGGATGTATGGCGCCAACGACAGTTATTTCGGCCCCGCCCTCGTGAACCGCATGTACGACGCGTTTTCCGCCAACGGCGGCAAGGTGCAGCTGGTGGCCTACGGCCCGTTCAAGCACGATGCGCACACGATGCTGGGCAGCCGCGACGGCCAGCAGGTGTGGTTGCCCGAAGTGGAACGCTTCCTGCGCCAGCTGGGCATGCCGACTGAGCAGGTGTATGCCGTGGCCGAGCCGGCACCGCGGCCGCGCACCAACTACGCATTGCTCGACGACGTGGCGGCCGTGCCGTTCCTGCCCGAGAAGGGGCGCCTGCAGTACAAGGCCTTCCTGACCAAGCAGACGCCGCGCGCGTTCGCCGTGTCGTCGTCCGGCGCGTGGGGCTGGGCCGAGGAGGGCGAAATGCCGAACGAACGCGCCCTGGCCGCCTGCCAGGCCGCCAGCCGCGAACCCTGCAAGCTGTACTCGGTGGATGACTACGTGGTGTGGGGCGAAGTGACCGAGCAGCCGAAGGACACGATGACGGGCCGCACCGACTGA
- a CDS encoding phasin family protein, protein MFPFSQSITPAAKNHVQAQVSFFNDFSRSVFQLAQQINEVNLQLAQSWLEDLASTSQAVITAGKPTEVFSVTAARAQPAADRFRAYQQKLSKIAAEGQTRLIQVAGEHADETARAAREFTDEVTRVTSEETERTLRQQHDTMRQLANPLDSMVDSATRQARAAMGNGLDLANQAAQAAQAATRSAAGQPQRKEGQPS, encoded by the coding sequence ATGTTCCCTTTTTCCCAGAGCATCACACCAGCCGCCAAGAACCATGTCCAGGCCCAGGTTTCGTTCTTCAATGACTTTTCCCGTTCGGTGTTCCAGTTGGCCCAGCAGATCAACGAAGTGAACCTGCAACTGGCCCAGTCCTGGCTGGAGGACCTGGCCTCCACCAGCCAGGCCGTGATCACGGCGGGCAAGCCCACCGAAGTCTTCTCGGTCACGGCGGCGCGCGCACAGCCGGCGGCGGACCGGTTCAGGGCCTACCAGCAGAAGCTGTCGAAGATCGCCGCGGAAGGCCAGACCAGGCTGATCCAGGTAGCCGGTGAGCACGCCGATGAAACGGCACGTGCCGCGCGCGAGTTCACGGATGAAGTCACGCGCGTCACGTCCGAGGAAACCGAGCGCACGCTGCGCCAGCAGCACGATACGATGCGCCAGCTGGCCAATCCGCTGGACAGCATGGTCGACAGCGCCACCCGCCAGGCCCGTGCCGCGATGGGCAATGGCCTGGACCTGGCCAACCAGGCGGCCCAGGCCGCCCAGGCCGCGACACGCAGCGCCGCCGGCCAGCCGCAGCGCAAGGAGGGGCAGCCGTCCTGA